Proteins encoded by one window of uncultured Celeribacter sp.:
- a CDS encoding LysR family transcriptional regulator produces the protein MIRFTLRQLEYFVAVGEAGSITVAAGRVNVSSPSISTAISQLETEFGMPLFVRQHAQGLSLTQAGRALMDQARAVLREADRLVDLAGDISGQVRGPIMVGCMLAYDLVVPPDLSFIPLIEMPPFVLISADHPLADRDEIEVEELRSLPMVLLDLPQSADYFLSFFFQDKGIKPEISERSRDIAVVRSLVANGFGYSIANLRPLNGLSPDGKALKFIPLAGNLRPLKMGLLMPPHADTTHVVRSFVDFAQSWVRDGFSPGGVPLEVSGPLASPAVAETAKTTPPES, from the coding sequence ATGATCCGTTTCACTCTCCGACAGCTTGAATATTTCGTCGCGGTCGGAGAGGCGGGCAGCATCACGGTGGCCGCCGGACGGGTCAATGTGTCCTCGCCCTCGATCTCGACGGCGATTTCACAGCTTGAAACCGAATTCGGCATGCCGCTTTTCGTGCGCCAACACGCACAGGGGCTGTCCCTGACCCAGGCCGGGCGCGCGTTGATGGATCAGGCGCGTGCGGTGCTGCGCGAAGCCGACCGCCTCGTCGATCTGGCCGGGGATATTTCCGGTCAGGTGCGCGGCCCGATTATGGTCGGTTGCATGCTGGCTTATGATCTGGTGGTGCCGCCCGATCTGAGCTTTATCCCCTTGATCGAAATGCCGCCTTTCGTGCTGATCTCCGCGGATCACCCGCTGGCGGACCGGGACGAGATCGAGGTCGAAGAGCTGCGCAGCCTGCCGATGGTCTTGCTCGATCTGCCGCAAAGTGCGGATTATTTCCTGTCGTTTTTTTTTCAGGACAAGGGCATCAAACCGGAGATTTCCGAACGCTCCCGCGACATCGCCGTGGTGCGCAGTCTGGTGGCCAATGGCTTTGGCTATTCGATTGCCAACCTGCGGCCTTTGAACGGGCTGTCGCCGGATGGCAAGGCGCTGAAATTCATTCCGCTGGCGGGCAATTTGCGGCCTTTGAAAATGGGGCTTTTGATGCCGCCTCATGCCGACACCACCCATGTGGTGCGCAGCTTTGTCGATTTCGCCCAAAGCTGGGTGCGTGACGGATTTTCACCGGGCGGCGTACCACTTGAGGTCAGCGGCCCTCTGGCAAGCCCAGCAGTGGCAGAAACAGCGAAAACAACTCCGCCTGAGAGCTGA
- a CDS encoding helix-turn-helix transcriptional regulator, with translation MNTAPHAEEHLAAAIATLGEEGFPTALTQWLHAGLAFDNMTLLSYVEDAPPTPVYRAARDLRVHARLDSAYLNGAYLLDPFHQLHLDGVAEGIYRLQDIAPDHFTRGDYYLTYYAATTLTDEIAFLITPAPGVSVMACLGRDATTNRKFSARDLAEVARIAPICLALMRRHWAGLSGDLTGKGGESVPDRLRRNAATLGIALTPRQADVAFLILKGHSTPSISLRLSVSPQTVKVFRKQLYSRCGISSQAELFSLFLPLLGLPEGR, from the coding sequence ATGAACACCGCCCCTCACGCCGAAGAGCATCTGGCCGCAGCCATCGCCACCCTTGGCGAAGAGGGCTTTCCCACCGCGCTCACGCAATGGCTGCACGCGGGGCTGGCCTTCGACAATATGACGCTTTTGAGTTACGTCGAGGATGCACCGCCGACGCCGGTCTACCGCGCGGCGCGGGACCTGCGCGTGCATGCCCGGCTCGACAGCGCCTATCTCAACGGCGCCTACCTGCTCGACCCGTTCCACCAGCTGCATCTCGACGGTGTGGCGGAGGGGATTTACCGGCTTCAGGACATCGCCCCGGATCATTTCACCCGTGGCGATTATTACCTGACCTATTACGCGGCGACGACGCTGACAGATGAGATCGCCTTTCTGATCACGCCCGCGCCGGGGGTGAGCGTGATGGCCTGTCTGGGGCGCGATGCCACGACGAACCGCAAATTTTCCGCCCGCGATCTGGCAGAGGTGGCGCGGATTGCGCCGATCTGTCTGGCCTTGATGCGGCGGCATTGGGCAGGGCTGTCTGGCGATCTGACGGGCAAGGGGGGCGAGAGCGTGCCGGATCGTCTGCGCCGCAACGCCGCCACGCTTGGCATCGCTTTGACGCCCCGACAGGCCGATGTCGCGTTCCTGATCCTGAAAGGTCATTCGACCCCCTCTATCTCATTGCGGTTGTCTGTCAGTCCGCAAACCGTGAAAGTCTTTCGAAAACAACTCTATAGCCGCTGTGGTATCAGCTCTCAGGCGGAGTTGTTTTCGCTGTTTCTGCCACTGCTGGGCTTGCCAGAGGGCCGCTGA
- a CDS encoding aminotransferase class III-fold pyridoxal phosphate-dependent enzyme, with the protein MIDGIAGLWCVNIGHGRREMIEAIATQLQTLDYYSTFYNFTHPTAAALSEKLAQLAPGDLNAVYFGNSGSVANDSAIRILHHYNIRKGRPNKLKVLSRHGAYHGSTHLSMAMTTPGYSEGWTAASELVHHLRAPHFWREGGEMTEAEFLDALAEDLTSGYQPMSATIVSDEIHDVISGPDGMFLHGMTYSGHPAAAALTNIAIMEREGIPKRVRTTGAYFERKLRGLSDIKLVGEVRGSHFMIGLEFVKDRATKESHAPEAEVGLKVARACQKRGLIARPLAMS; encoded by the coding sequence ATGATCGACGGCATCGCCGGGCTTTGGTGCGTCAACATCGGCCACGGGCGGCGCGAGATGATCGAGGCGATTGCCACTCAATTGCAGACCCTCGACTATTATTCGACCTTCTACAACTTCACCCACCCGACGGCCGCGGCCCTGTCGGAAAAGCTTGCACAACTGGCCCCCGGCGATCTGAACGCGGTCTATTTCGGCAATTCCGGTTCTGTCGCGAATGACAGCGCGATCCGCATCCTGCACCATTACAACATCCGCAAAGGCCGCCCGAACAAGCTCAAGGTGCTGTCCCGTCACGGCGCCTATCACGGCTCGACCCACCTCTCGATGGCGATGACCACGCCCGGATATTCAGAGGGCTGGACCGCCGCTTCCGAGTTGGTGCATCACCTGCGCGCGCCGCATTTCTGGCGCGAGGGCGGCGAGATGACCGAGGCCGAATTCCTCGACGCGCTGGCGGAGGACCTGACCTCCGGCTATCAACCGATGTCGGCCACGATTGTGTCCGACGAGATTCACGACGTGATCTCCGGCCCCGACGGCATGTTCCTGCATGGTATGACCTATTCGGGTCACCCCGCCGCCGCTGCGCTGACCAATATTGCGATCATGGAACGTGAAGGCATCCCAAAGCGCGTCCGCACCACCGGCGCCTATTTCGAGCGCAAACTCCGAGGCCTGTCGGACATCAAGCTTGTGGGCGAAGTGCGCGGCAGCCATTTCATGATCGGCCTCGAATTCGTCAAGGATCGCGCCACCAAAGAAAGCCATGCCCCCGAGGCCGAGGTTGGCCTCAAGGTTGCCCGCGCCTGTCAGAAGCGCGGTCTTATCGCCCGGCCTTTGGCAATGTCCTGA